From Cydia fagiglandana chromosome 6, ilCydFagi1.1, whole genome shotgun sequence, the proteins below share one genomic window:
- the LOC134664893 gene encoding rhomboid-related protein 2-like, which translates to MAPDADVEHRAGYRPVPVHVPRGPRDTPRRVAPSRPPATRAWLERETRSPGEHRRLLDSPPSPKLQAGLTLGVWDVLKKQKQDKPIEEKPKVKTKFQKRSEKLYAVLKPPYFILTVIIIIVSMYLWGSERARTRLEWSPGAWWREPWRLLSYGVIHASATHLATNAIVALAVGWVLEREQGRGRVCAIWAAGLAAGALGAGALQPRVRVVGASAAVYALLTAHLPNVCLRFGHIPLWWFRPLSVVVLATSETLSWVLLRTPAAAWDTAPVAWSAHALGAAVGIPVGFLVFSGENSNKTPILIARFISALALIGGTTLATIHYVFWHELDT; encoded by the exons ATGGCGCCCGATGCCGACGTCGAGCACCGAGCGGGCTACCGACCAGTGCCAGTGCATGTGCCACGAGGCCCACGGGATACTCCACGCCGCGTGGCACCCTCCCGGCCCCCAGCGACCCGAGCGTGGCTGGAGCGGGAGACCAGAAGCCCCGGCGAGCACCGCCGTCTCCTCGACTCCCCGCCGAGCCCGAAACTCCAAGCCGGCCTCACGCTCGGAGTGTGGGATGTTCTCAAGAAACAGAAGCAAGACAAGCCGATAGAAGAAAAGCCGAAAGTTAAAACGAAGTTTCAGAAGAGATCGGAGAAGTTGTACGCTGTTCTCAAACCGCCTTATTTTATACTCACCGTTATTATTATAATC GTGTCAATGTACCTGTGGGGCTCGGAGCGCGCGCGCACGCGCCTGGAGTGGTCGCCGGGCGCGTGGTGGCGGGAGCCCTGGAGGCTGCTGTCCTACGGCGTCATACACGCCTCGGCCACGCACTTGGCTACCAACGCCATCGTTGCCCTTGCG GTGGGCTGGGtgctagagcgtgagcagggcCGCGGCCGTGTCTGCGCGATATGGGCGGCGGGGCTGGCGGCGGGCGCGCTAGGCGCCGGAGCATTACAACCGCGAGTACGCGTCGTTGGGGCGTCCGCTGCCGTCTATGCGTTGTTGACAGCACATCTGCCTAACGTCTGCCTTAG ATTCGGCCACATCCCGCTCTGGTGGTTCCGGCCTCTAAGCGTGGTGGTGCTAGCAACATCAGAGACGCTAAGCTGGGTGCTGCTGCGCACGCCAGCAGCCGCCTGGGACACGGCCCCAGTGGCCTGGTCGGCCCACGCTCTGGGAGCCGCCGTGGGCATTCCTGTTGGCTTCCTCGTCTTCTCAGGAGAAAACTCCAATAAAACACCTATTTTAATCGCCAGGTTCATCTCTGCCTTAGCATTAATAGGAGGGACAACCCTAGCTACAATCCATTATGTGTTCTGGCATGAGTTGGATACATGA